In the Mya arenaria isolate MELC-2E11 chromosome 11, ASM2691426v1 genome, one interval contains:
- the LOC128209245 gene encoding RNA exonuclease 1 homolog isoform X1 has product MADIYKKCSRFVLAEYELRSLDCPRPDSSGSEGRAELYGDQYGFKRGACKRCDKTFDITFTKKEPCDFHVERSRKIRGVQKPHGCCGSRFGGTGCRTAPSHVYKGNLYLDVEGFVRTQPLSSPPADGNYGVYAVDTEAIHTVKGLEVCKVSVINSTLKTVYDEFCLPTAEIIDYNTIWSGIRAEDLQKVTKT; this is encoded by the exons ATGGCAG ACATCTACAAGAAGTGCAGCCGCTTCGTTCTTGCGGAGTACGAGTTGCGGTCCCTCGACTGTCCTCGCCCCGACTCCAGTGGGTCTGAGGGTAGGGCGGAACTGTACGGCGATCAATATGGCTTTAAAAGAG GAGCATGTAAGCGCTGTGACAAAACCTTTGACATCACGTTCACAAAGAAAGAACCGTGCGACTTCCACGTGGAAAGATCAAGGAAAATAC GTGGAGTTCAAAAGCCTCATGGGTGTTGCGGAAGTCGTTTCGGTGGGACGGGATGTCGAACAGCCCCG AGTCACGTGTACAAAGGGAATCTGTACCTGGACGTGGAGGGGTTCGTGAGAACTCAGCCGCTCTCTTCACCGCCGGCCGATGGCAACTACGGAGTGTACGCCGTCGATACAGAGGCG ATCCATACTGTGAAGGGACTGGAGGTTTGTAAGGTCAGCGTGATCAACTCGACCCTCAAGACTGTCTATGATGAGTTCTGCCTCCCAACTGCCGAGATCATCGACTACAACACCAT ATGGAGCGGTATCCGTGCCGAGGATCTTCAGAAGGTCACAAAGACGTGA
- the LOC128208314 gene encoding fibropellin-1-like has product MQLQTLHIKIHVSVLDIDDCAANPCVHGTCQDGLNKFTCTCVQGYDGPTCDHNVNDCNPSLCSNGGTCIDLVNAHMCVCAAGFTGLNCAININECLSNPCLNGATCTDGINSYTCACAAGYTGQKCHLVDSDDCQANTCENGGTCLGTPGAHVCKCGNAWAGPACTDVDDCASSPCDKGATCKDGFNAYTCQCAPGYHGDKCRAEINECLSSPCVNGGTCYDDVNKYTCTCPPGYAGTRCEIDVNECVSLPCVHGSTCHDLVNGFLCVCPTGFTGHTCQKNIDDCVPSACENGGTCLDGMNTFSCLCANGWRGKRCQNRTQTSPCASLSCRNGGQCVTSDTAAHCVCADGYTGASCEADIDTCQPDPCQNGATCTTVGHDYTCACMPGYQGKNCEIDVNECSTSPCKNGGTCVDDINKFTCTCPPGYTGPLCQIDIDECESMPCRHEGKCTDSVNKYTCTCKQGTAGPNCEHEFNVCASNPCRTGATCVPYQNTFKCLCPSGWVGDRCLYQAETNECSSNPCQNGASCHDDVNDYLCICTSGWTGKDCHVAKDECTPNPCLHSATCTDHHNNYTCTCPPGYTGRNCQKDIDDCSSNPCKNGGSCLDLVDNFQCLCTPQYTGYTCQLPRQDLIQLRLDPTHQQIKTLTDSNPPTFLDNGLPEVVRCQVNTTCQVALEVKGKSGLPPSVKPGRQSPGLRVQGIDIGERNPPVCNCSMCVYITSIHYQPTAIGTFNCCVQTLDYSGVNADELCFQIESFPAVPGNPPGMPGTSGGHFLSPPHNSTMSCAASRPCSFIIETHKQSGQACADLHDTGDGGRVQVIKMAPDGQVGTCKYEVAFTPPSSQTGQHTICVQSETNPDDTLCTKVNVKSSSEIETSMSQCSAVHCEHGFCDSSNSPATCRCRPGYHGTLCKIASNCSIGSIPKSVKCTKGEECSVRFIITGSVDVPAVTPIGDVLTVKVTPDNNDVFTYYTTVHVLRPANTPRVCLNITVADRNRLGKCATSTCIQISYSQVSTSAPNSFPSAPPVFDCKAGTDECPPVLLTSQPDPDGSCPLLSVHPESTVENVHLSDSQAVDGRCLTTAVFRPGSGGGHEQLCVTTGSDVACLATDGGNEPCTSGQPTKVREKARKRVKEGYVSCKCLVDDKEVDIIQKKPVPQPRHMVKAASFGAGGMAGTMVVGVIMYLIISRFRKPPDADDLVGMPSVRQVSVRPGSSKPPLSPSPKFARASSPPHRIHPLLRRQQDNLRPMPKSMDF; this is encoded by the exons ATGTGAATGACTGCAATCCGTCGCTCTGTAGTAATGGTGGCACGTGTATCGACCTCGTGAACGCGCACATGTGCGTGTGCGCCGCAGGTTTCACCGGCTTAAACTGTGCAATCA ATATTAACGAGTGCCTATCCAATCCCTGTCTAAATGGGGCTACATGTACTGATGGTATCAATAGTTACACGTGCGCATGTGCAGCAGGATACACGGGCCAGAAATGCCATCTGG TCGACAGTGATGATTGTCAGGCGAACACTTGCGAGAATGGCGGTACTTGTCTGGGTACCCCGGGCGCCCATGTGTGTAAATGTGGCAACGCCTGGGCAGGACCGGCATGTACAG ATGTAGACGATTGCGCATCCTCGCCCTGCGATAAAGGCGCCACGTGTAAGGACGGGTTTAACGCGTATACGTGTCAGTGTGCGCCAGGCTACCATGGCGACAAGTGCCGCGCAG AAATCAACGAATGTCTTTCGTCGCCATGTGTAAACGGAGGCACGTGTTATGATGACGTCAACAAGTACACGTGCACCTGCCCTCCCGGATATGCCGGGACACGCTGTGAAATCG ACGTTAATGAGTGCGTTTCCCTACCCTGCGTTCACGGAAGTACCTGTCACGACCTGGTTAACGGCTTCCTGTGTGTCTGTCCAACAGGATTTACCGGACATACCTGCCAAAAAA ATATTGACGATTGTGTGCCGAGCGCTTGTGAGAACGGCGGCACATGCTTGGACGGAATGAACACGTTCTCGTGTCTGTGCGCGAATGGCTGGAGAGGGAAGCGATGCCAAAACA GAACACAGACGAGTCCATGTGCGTCTTTGTCATGCAGAAATGGAGGACAATGTGTCACTAGCGACACAGCAGCTCACTGTGTGTGCGCGGATGGCTATACAGGAGCTTCTTGTGAAGCAG ATATCGATACGTGCCAGCCCGACCCCTGTCAAAACGGAGCTACATGTACAACGGTCGGACACGATTACACGTGCGCCTGTATGCCAGGCTATCAAGGCAAAAACTGCGAGATAG ACGTGAACGAGTGCTCGACGTCGCCTTGTAAGAACGGCGGCACGTGTGTGGACGACATTAACAAGTTCACGTGCACCTGCCCCCCAGGCTACACTGGACCCTTGTGCCAGATAG ACATAGACGAGTGTGAAAGCATGCCTTGCCGGCACGAGGGTAAATGCACGGATTCCGTAAACAAGTACACATGCACCTGCAAGCAGGGGACCGCGGGACCCAACTGTGAACACG AGTTTAACGTGTGTGCTAGCAATCCGTGTAGGACCGGTGCCACATGCGTTCCTTATCAAAACACCTTCAAGTGCCTCTGTCCCAGCGGCTGGGTGGGAGACCGCTGCCTCTACC AGGCGGAAACGAACGAGTGTAGCTCGAATCCCTGTCAGAACGGTGCAAGTTGTCATGACGACGTTAACGACTATCTATGCATCTGCACTTCCGGCTGGACAGGAAAAGACTGCCACGTTG CAAAGGACGAGTGCACACCAAACCCATGTTTGCACAGCGCCACGTGCACAGATCATCACAATAATTACACGTGCACATGCCCTCCGGGATATACAGGCAGAAACTGTCAGAAAG ACATAGATGACTGCAGCTCAAACCCTTGCAAGAACGGGGGCAGCTGTCTGGACCTGGTGGACAATTTCCAGTGTCTCTGCACGCCTCAATACACAGGATACACGTGTCAACTAC CGCGACAGGACCTCATCCAATTGCGATTGGACCCCACCCATCAACAGATAAAAACACTAACCGATAGT AATCCTCCAACGTTCCTGGACAACGGTCTCCCGGAAGTGGTACGTTGCCAAGTGAATACCACGTGTCAAGTAGCCCTAGAGGTGAAAGGCAAGTCCGGACTCCC TCCTTCAGTCAAGCCGGGCCGACAATCCCCTGGTTTAAGGGTTCAGGGTATCGATATCGGGGAGAGGAACCCGCCTGTCTGTAACTGTAGCATGTGCGTCTACATCACCAGCATCCACTACCAGCCGACCGCCATTGGCACGTTCAACTGCTGTGTTCAGACACTGGACTACAGCGG AGTAAACGCAGACGAACTATGCTTTCAAATTG AATCTTTCCCAGCG GTGCCCGGGAACCCACCTGGAATGCCGGGCACTTCCGGTGGCCACTTTCTGTCGCCGCCCCACAACTCCACCATGTCGTGTGCCGCCAGTCGTCCGTGTTCCTTCATCATTGAGACTCACAAACAGTCGGGACAGGCTTG cgcGGACCTACACGATACTGGAGACGGAGGTAGAGTGCAGGTGATCAAGATGGCGCCGGACGGTCAGGTGGGCACGTGCAAGTACGAGGTTGCGTTCACACCCCCGAGCTCTCAGACCGGACAACACACCATTTGCGTGCA ATCAGAAACCAATCCAGACGACACGCTATGTACTAAGGTCAACGTCAAGTCGTCTTCTGAAATAG AAACGTCCATGAGCCAGTGCAGCGCCGTTCACTGTGAGCACGGGTTCTGCGACTCCTCAAATTCGCCCGCCACGTGCAGATGTCGACCCGGTTACCATGGAACATTGTGCAAGATAG CAAGCAACTGTTCCATAGGATCCATACCGAAGTCTGTCAAGTGTACAAAGGGGGAAGAGTGTAGCGTCCGCTTTATTATAACCGGCAG CGTTGACGTTCCGGCGGTGACGCCAATTGGGGACGTGTTGACGGTGAAAGTGACGCCTGACAACAATGACGTCTTTACGTACTACACGACGGTGCACGTACTGAGACCCGCCAATACGCCACGTGTCTGTCTGAACATCACTGTGGCCGACAGGAACAGACTTGG AAAGTGTGCCACATCTACttgtatacaaatatcataCAGTCAAGTATCCACTTCTGCACCGAAT AGCTTCCCTTCCGCCCCGCCGGTGTTTGACTGTAAAGCCGGGACTGACGAGTGCCCACCGGTGCTTCTCACAAGCCAGCCTGACCCGGATGGATCATG CCCTCTGCTGTCCGTTCACCCTGAGTCCACTGTGGAGAACGTGCACCTGTCTGATAGCCAGGCGGTGGACGGCCGCTGCCTCACTACCGCCGTCTTCAGACCCGGAAGTGGCGGCGGACACGAGCAATTGTGTGTCACCACCGGGAG CGATGTAGCTTGTCTAGCAACAGACGGCGGGAACGAGCCATGTACTTCCGGACAACCCACAAAAG TGCGGGAAAAGGCA CGGAAGCGAGTTAAGGAAGGCTACGTTAGTTGCAAGTGTCTGGTAGACGACAAGGAAGTTGATATAATACAGAAGAAGCCCGTCCCCCAGCCTCGCCACATGGTCAAGGCGGCGAGTTTCGGTGCTGGTGGAATGGCGGGAACCATGGTCGTCGGCGTCATTATGTATCTTATCATTTCGCGATTCCGAAAGCCACCGGATGCTGATGATCTGGTGGGCATGCCTTCTGTCCGGCAGGTGTCGGTACGCCCTGGCTCATCCAAACCTCCTCTGTCCCCGTCCCCGAAGTTTGCCCGCGCGTCGTCCCCGCCTCATCGGATACACCCACTCCTGAGGAGACAACAGGATAACCTTCGGCCGATGCCAAAAAGCATGGACTTCTGA
- the LOC128209245 gene encoding RNA exonuclease 1 homolog isoform X2: MADIYKKCSRFVLAEYELRSLDCPRPDSSGSEGRAELYGDQYGFKRGACKRCDKTFDITFTKKEPCDFHVERSRKIRGVQKPHGCCGSRFGGTGCRTAPSHVYKGNLYLDVEGFVRTQPLSSPPADGNYGVYAVDTEAIHTVKGLEVCKVSVINSTLKTVYDEFCLPTAEIIDYNTM, from the exons ATGGCAG ACATCTACAAGAAGTGCAGCCGCTTCGTTCTTGCGGAGTACGAGTTGCGGTCCCTCGACTGTCCTCGCCCCGACTCCAGTGGGTCTGAGGGTAGGGCGGAACTGTACGGCGATCAATATGGCTTTAAAAGAG GAGCATGTAAGCGCTGTGACAAAACCTTTGACATCACGTTCACAAAGAAAGAACCGTGCGACTTCCACGTGGAAAGATCAAGGAAAATAC GTGGAGTTCAAAAGCCTCATGGGTGTTGCGGAAGTCGTTTCGGTGGGACGGGATGTCGAACAGCCCCG AGTCACGTGTACAAAGGGAATCTGTACCTGGACGTGGAGGGGTTCGTGAGAACTCAGCCGCTCTCTTCACCGCCGGCCGATGGCAACTACGGAGTGTACGCCGTCGATACAGAGGCG ATCCATACTGTGAAGGGACTGGAGGTTTGTAAGGTCAGCGTGATCAACTCGACCCTCAAGACTGTCTATGATGAGTTCTGCCTCCCAACTGCCGAGATCATCGACTACAACACCATGTGA